One window of the Lactococcus lactis genome contains the following:
- a CDS encoding phage antirepressor KilAC domain-containing protein has product MDRIESITYVPIEKKNIILSNQEISYSEFIELLELNNIKMSKIMFLKFMRDRRITIDEKGKFYNFPTAFSIEMGIMLLSSTTKENVQKYIPKITIEGQKYFIEKFHYMIEDKIPNDFSWYMNNDIRGNPTFDYFGNQGTSKSKIYAFRTGSSSRIKYIEDNMD; this is encoded by the coding sequence GTGGATAGAATCGAAAGCATAACCTACGTTCCTATTGAAAAGAAAAATATAATTTTATCCAATCAAGAGATTTCTTACTCAGAATTTATAGAATTATTGGAACTTAATAATATTAAGATGAGCAAAATAATGTTTTTGAAATTCATGAGAGATCGAAGGATAACTATAGATGAAAAAGGTAAATTTTATAATTTCCCCACAGCATTTTCAATTGAAATGGGAATAATGTTATTATCTTCGACAACAAAAGAGAATGTACAAAAATATATTCCTAAGATAACCATTGAAGGGCAAAAATATTTTATAGAGAAATTCCATTACATGATTGAGGATAAAATTCCGAATGATTTTAGTTGGTATATGAATAATGATATTCGAGGTAATCCAACTTTTGATTATTTTGGTAATCAAGGAACATCTAAAAGTAAAATATATGCGTTCAGAACTGGAAGTAGTAGTCGGATTAAATATATTGAAGACAATATGGATTGA
- a CDS encoding DUF1660 domain-containing protein: MKLLCKLFGHKWVYLGTLSNGEYQRYKERCERCGKVVNATFATKNPYFINRSDLDESENVFPEKWLDKHMD, from the coding sequence ATGAAACTTTTGTGTAAGCTGTTCGGGCATAAGTGGGTATATCTAGGAACTTTAAGCAATGGAGAGTACCAAAGGTATAAAGAAAGGTGTGAAAGATGCGGTAAGGTTGTAAATGCAACATTTGCGACGAAAAACCCCTATTTTATCAACCGCTCAGACCTTGACGAGTCAGAGAACGTGTTCCCTGAAAAATGGCTTGATAAACATATGGATTGA
- a CDS encoding HNH endonuclease produces the protein MKDLIYKNIKHGLYEIDEFGNVYSKYKNGFLKPKRDKDGYLSLALSGGKRGNSCFTRVATLVIVTYVGLPEKHIKDPTVNHIDGNKLNNHYSNLEWIGRSKNSSIRENKGVGSKNPAAILNETDVEKICELLLKKELSMYEISLMFGVTKSAINNIKRCKVWKEITSKYFGSTGEV, from the coding sequence ATGAAAGATTTAATTTATAAAAACATTAAGCATGGACTTTATGAAATAGATGAGTTCGGAAATGTTTATTCAAAATATAAAAATGGATTTTTAAAGCCAAAACGTGATAAAGATGGTTATTTATCGTTAGCATTATCTGGTGGTAAAAGAGGTAATAGCTGCTTTACAAGAGTTGCAACTTTAGTGATAGTAACATACGTAGGGCTTCCTGAAAAACATATCAAAGACCCAACGGTTAACCATATTGACGGTAACAAATTAAATAACCACTATTCAAACCTAGAATGGATAGGACGTTCTAAAAACAGTTCAATTAGAGAAAATAAAGGTGTGGGATCTAAAAATCCTGCTGCTATATTGAACGAAACAGATGTAGAAAAAATTTGCGAACTTTTATTAAAAAAAGAGCTTTCAATGTATGAAATATCATTGATGTTTGGAGTTACTAAAAGCGCAATAAATAATATAAAAAGGTGCAAAGTATGGAAAGAGATAACGAGTAAATACTTTGGTAGCACTGGGGAGGTGTGA
- the dut gene encoding dUTP diphosphatase translates to MKRQFVKLNKNATLPERATEYSAGYDISASETVTIQPDEIKLVSTGLAVQLGHDEVLKLYDRSSNPVKRGIALINSVGIIDSDYYPNEFKGLFMNISKEPVTISKGQRIMQGVFVKYLTTDDYNANGKRTGGFGSTDKH, encoded by the coding sequence ATGAAAAGACAATTTGTAAAACTAAATAAAAATGCGACACTTCCAGAAAGAGCGACAGAATACAGCGCAGGTTATGATATTTCAGCAAGCGAAACAGTTACGATTCAACCTGATGAAATTAAATTGGTAAGCACTGGTCTAGCTGTTCAACTTGGACATGATGAAGTATTGAAATTATACGACCGTTCAAGTAATCCAGTTAAGCGTGGCATTGCATTGATTAATTCAGTAGGAATTATCGATTCAGATTATTATCCTAATGAATTTAAAGGCTTGTTTATGAACATCTCAAAAGAGCCTGTAACCATTTCTAAAGGTCAAAGAATAATGCAAGGGGTATTTGTCAAATACCTTACAACAGACGATTACAACGCAAATGGAAAGCGTACAGGTGGTTTTGGCTCAACTGATAAGCATTAA
- a CDS encoding DUF7446 family protein, with protein sequence MSEVYKNMVIANAAISNDIYLTTINKDGMMSLKRKVITEDVLRATVQNMQKDTERNGRAIYSWDASGKIVTLAFIPDELRVQFLKWCDEVGYSRTDVPVEDGE encoded by the coding sequence ATGAGCGAAGTTTATAAAAATATGGTCATAGCAAATGCAGCTATTTCAAATGATATTTATTTAACAACAATAAATAAAGACGGGATGATGAGCCTTAAACGGAAAGTTATAACAGAAGATGTTCTCCGAGCGACTGTTCAAAACATGCAAAAAGATACTGAAAGAAATGGTCGTGCTATTTATTCTTGGGATGCTAGTGGTAAAATTGTGACCCTTGCCTTTATTCCAGATGAGCTAAGAGTTCAATTCTTAAAATGGTGTGATGAAGTAGGATATTCGAGAACTGATGTGCCTGTGGAGGATGGAGAATGA
- a CDS encoding DUF1642 domain-containing protein, translating to MTKFEEELSSLPVSKSTNYAEYWNKAQLLTAFKDWQPQQSLPVVPECVGSWIECVKGKNNNALALLDDDNMPDDVNEWLFFQRNDENINLILRAWLDGYTVEKPQLFYLKNKLTTSYLILDTSTGYFEHWGSTEATGRYKSSFTQQEIDSMQTGSYEQIEVAE from the coding sequence ATGACTAAGTTTGAAGAAGAATTAAGTAGTTTACCAGTTTCGAAAAGTACAAATTATGCAGAGTACTGGAATAAAGCTCAGCTACTAACGGCATTCAAAGATTGGCAACCACAGCAATCCCTGCCAGTCGTGCCTGAGTGTGTGGGTAGCTGGATTGAATGTGTAAAAGGAAAAAATAATAATGCGTTAGCTTTACTAGATGATGATAATATGCCAGACGATGTGAATGAGTGGCTTTTCTTTCAAAGAAATGATGAAAATATCAACTTGATTCTTCGTGCATGGCTAGACGGCTACACAGTCGAAAAACCGCAGCTGTTCTATTTGAAGAATAAACTGACAACAAGTTACTTGATATTAGACACAAGCACTGGATATTTTGAACACTGGGGTAGTACCGAAGCGACAGGTCGGTATAAATCATCCTTCACCCAGCAAGAAATCGACAGCATGCAAACTGGGAGCTATGAACAGATTGAGGTGGCGGAATGA
- a CDS encoding DUF1125 domain-containing protein, with product MTVESLLKTIADHTAVILKDTIGNTLIKFNYGDEIEVFSPVFLYRKVKILEIDNARELIAILEDTKND from the coding sequence ATGACAGTTGAAAGTTTATTAAAAACAATTGCGGATCATACCGCAGTGATTTTAAAAGATACTATCGGTAACACTTTAATTAAATTTAATTATGGCGATGAGATTGAGGTATTTAGCCCAGTATTCCTCTATCGTAAAGTAAAGATTCTTGAAATAGACAATGCTAGAGAACTAATCGCAATATTGGAGGACACGAAAAATGACTAA
- a CDS encoding YopX family protein, whose product MKPKLRAWDKQDERMSYGEVEYFDDSINYRFDHFCTGADEDVEFMQSTGIKDKNGVEIYEGDILKLHAIFLAPDDKIGYLEYSPKYGYSIIFEGNRLYRQEYWASTNKLNYEVIGNIYENPELLEGAAR is encoded by the coding sequence ATGAAACCAAAATTAAGAGCTTGGGATAAACAAGATGAGCGTATGAGTTATGGAGAGGTTGAATATTTCGACGATAGCATTAATTATCGTTTTGACCATTTCTGTACTGGCGCTGATGAAGACGTTGAATTTATGCAGTCAACAGGAATAAAAGATAAAAATGGCGTTGAAATTTATGAAGGTGACATTTTAAAACTGCATGCTATATTCTTAGCTCCTGATGACAAAATCGGTTATCTTGAATATTCTCCAAAATATGGATATTCAATTATTTTTGAAGGAAATAGGTTATATCGGCAAGAATACTGGGCGAGTACAAATAAATTGAATTATGAAGTCATCGGAAATATCTATGAGAACCCTGAATTATTGGAAGGAGCAGCTAGATGA
- a CDS encoding DUF658 family protein, translating into MARLEKIYDVYFNGIKMGTGTKKELSKMLLVSPHSVAGWVKNGMANSPKNNAVKVAIVNEKALMDKYPGWKPYGGSKSKISDEITDRDRRKHETKEERRLRRNIRAQIAIENSRKEELGL; encoded by the coding sequence ATGGCAAGGTTAGAAAAAATTTATGATGTTTATTTCAATGGTATAAAAATGGGAACTGGTACGAAAAAAGAGCTTTCGAAAATGCTTCTTGTTTCACCTCATTCAGTCGCTGGATGGGTTAAAAATGGTATGGCTAATTCTCCAAAAAATAACGCAGTCAAAGTCGCCATTGTAAATGAAAAAGCGTTGATGGATAAATATCCCGGTTGGAAGCCTTATGGTGGTTCAAAGTCTAAGATTTCTGATGAAATAACCGATCGTGACCGTAGAAAGCACGAAACAAAAGAAGAACGTAGATTGCGAAGAAATATCAGAGCGCAAATTGCAATCGAAAACTCAAGAAAAGAAGAATTAGGATTATAG
- a CDS encoding DUF1031 family protein, with protein MIKTNFNTLKKLNGLAINNNLNVNHKELSVKISGRTKHNHELSQLYLDICNKYNHSKQMKWKDLYKILEELTKDKQIDL; from the coding sequence ATGATTAAAACAAATTTTAACACTTTGAAAAAGCTGAATGGATTGGCAATAAATAATAATTTAAACGTTAACCACAAAGAATTGTCTGTGAAAATCAGCGGTCGAACTAAGCACAATCACGAACTTTCTCAGCTTTACTTAGATATTTGCAATAAATACAACCATTCAAAGCAAATGAAATGGAAAGATTTATACAAAATACTTGAAGAATTGACCAAAGATAAACAAATAGACCTGTAA
- a CDS encoding DUF1064 domain-containing protein — translation MKFQQTKKSKYGAKKTTVDGIVFDSKAESIYYLQHKNDKRMTMQEKFVLMDKFRLNGKLYREIAYKADFVFRNEANEIIKVVDVKGMVLPEFKMKAKLFANRYGIPITIAKQVARMNMFEESEI, via the coding sequence ATGAAGTTTCAGCAAACTAAAAAGTCAAAATATGGAGCAAAGAAAACAACGGTAGATGGCATTGTATTTGATAGCAAAGCTGAATCAATCTACTATTTGCAACATAAAAATGATAAACGGATGACCATGCAAGAGAAGTTTGTTCTCATGGATAAATTTAGGTTGAACGGAAAACTTTATAGAGAAATAGCTTATAAAGCGGACTTTGTTTTTAGAAATGAAGCTAACGAGATTATCAAAGTTGTCGATGTAAAAGGCATGGTCCTACCTGAATTTAAAATGAAAGCAAAATTATTTGCTAACAGATATGGAATTCCAATAACAATCGCGAAGCAAGTAGCGAGAATGAATATGTTCGAGGAGAGCGAGATATGA
- a CDS encoding phage replisome organizer protein — protein sequence MAQRRMFSKEVTTSDLFVDMPSSSQLLYFHLGMEADDEGFIGNAKMLSRAYGSNNDDLKLLEAKGFIIAFPSGVTVVKDWNLNNKIRKDRQKPTIYTEEKTLLSLDSKGSYLLGNQVSTIPQPNDNQMSAQDRIGEVRLGKDSIGKDSIDASQPNAFQEKSSGEDINSLLSEYLDSFIEFSSKNIAKRAMAQVEFMKLSSEEKKQAVIGAKNYFEWYKQENPEDKTKKFSINSYAFLESATFKSFQQKVKVKKETLGGLI from the coding sequence GTGGCACAAAGAAGAATGTTCAGCAAAGAAGTAACAACGAGTGATTTATTCGTTGATATGCCGTCATCAAGTCAGCTTTTATACTTTCATTTAGGAATGGAAGCTGATGACGAAGGATTTATTGGTAATGCAAAAATGTTAAGCAGAGCATACGGTTCAAATAATGATGATTTGAAACTTTTGGAAGCCAAAGGATTTATTATTGCATTTCCGAGTGGAGTCACAGTTGTTAAAGATTGGAATTTGAACAACAAAATAAGAAAAGATAGACAAAAACCAACGATATATACAGAAGAAAAAACACTGTTATCTCTTGATAGCAAAGGGTCTTATCTACTTGGCAACCAAGTGTCAACCATTCCGCAACCAAATGACAACCAAATGTCCGCACAGGATAGGATAGGAGAGGTTAGGTTAGGTAAGGATAGTATAGGTAAGGATAGTATAGACGCTTCGCAACCAAATGCCTTTCAAGAAAAAAGTTCAGGAGAAGATATAAACTCACTTCTTTCTGAATATCTTGATTCGTTTATTGAATTCTCTAGTAAAAATATTGCAAAAAGAGCAATGGCACAAGTTGAATTCATGAAACTCTCATCAGAAGAAAAGAAACAAGCAGTAATCGGAGCTAAAAATTACTTTGAATGGTACAAACAAGAAAATCCAGAAGATAAAACTAAAAAATTTAGTATAAATTCCTATGCGTTTTTAGAAAGTGCAACTTTCAAATCGTTCCAGCAAAAAGTTAAAGTTAAAAAAGAAACTCTCGGAGGTCTTATCTAA
- a CDS encoding DUF1071 domain-containing protein gives MADKEKSVFELLNSIDVSDKVEKKKSGKNELSYLSWTWAWSEFKKKFPKATYEIKKFVSKDGNEVPYMYDSTTGFMVFTSVTVEDVTHEMWLPVMDGANKAMKDKPYKYMTKYNGEKSVEQASMFDVNKTIMRCLVKNIAMFGLGLYIYAGEDLPEEPPQPQLSDAELIEKYLKQNPENKPNVDEFLKTKSEHEVAEMMKAYIDWSK, from the coding sequence ATGGCAGATAAAGAGAAGTCAGTTTTTGAACTGTTAAATTCAATAGATGTCAGTGACAAAGTCGAAAAAAAGAAATCGGGTAAAAATGAGCTAAGTTATCTTAGCTGGACTTGGGCTTGGTCTGAATTTAAAAAGAAATTTCCAAAAGCAACTTATGAAATCAAGAAGTTTGTTTCAAAAGATGGAAATGAGGTGCCGTATATGTATGATAGCACTACTGGTTTTATGGTTTTTACATCAGTAACCGTTGAAGATGTTACTCATGAAATGTGGTTGCCTGTCATGGATGGAGCAAACAAAGCTATGAAAGATAAGCCTTATAAATATATGACAAAATATAATGGCGAAAAATCAGTTGAACAAGCTTCAATGTTTGATGTAAATAAAACAATCATGCGTTGTTTGGTAAAAAATATAGCAATGTTTGGATTGGGGTTATATATCTATGCTGGAGAAGATTTACCAGAAGAACCACCTCAACCTCAATTAAGCGATGCTGAGTTAATTGAGAAATATTTAAAACAAAATCCAGAAAATAAACCTAATGTTGATGAATTTTTGAAAACAAAATCGGAACACGAAGTTGCTGAAATGATGAAAGCATATATAGATTGGAGTAAATAA
- a CDS encoding DUF2513 domain-containing protein yields MKLNEDCVRAVLLDVENEYQFGSFLHLKDFEESQSSKFSKEEIEYTIIRLEEAGFIIATIDWVNARPFYVSVGSLTWKGHEFLDNVRDSKVWSETKEVASKVGSVSLSMLATIASSVITKSLGLN; encoded by the coding sequence TTGAAATTAAATGAAGACTGTGTCCGTGCTGTGCTTCTTGATGTGGAGAATGAGTATCAATTTGGTAGTTTCCTTCATCTGAAAGATTTTGAAGAAAGTCAATCTTCTAAGTTCTCTAAAGAGGAAATAGAATATACTATTATTCGACTAGAAGAAGCTGGATTTATCATTGCAACAATTGATTGGGTTAATGCAAGGCCTTTTTATGTTTCTGTAGGCAGTCTAACTTGGAAAGGCCATGAATTTCTAGACAATGTTAGAGACTCTAAGGTTTGGAGTGAAACAAAAGAAGTTGCATCTAAGGTTGGTAGTGTTTCTTTATCGATGTTGGCAACAATCGCTTCTTCAGTAATAACTAAGTCTCTTGGGCTTAATTAA
- a CDS encoding Thoeris anti-defense Tad2 family protein: MHYIPKYSRDRQNKRQSQNFVTVIDKEKFAKSLDENKLIVTNLRVDTLKKVKLTGNKTKMNIIEATKKAVDENKAIYRKSLPHIKFIPTNSKNAAFILFSDDNDSPAGRIWNPMAKDILSNDWEVLN, translated from the coding sequence ATGCACTATATACCTAAATATTCAAGAGATAGACAAAATAAAAGACAGTCACAAAATTTTGTAACCGTCATTGATAAAGAGAAATTTGCTAAAAGTTTGGATGAAAACAAACTCATTGTTACTAATTTGCGAGTAGATACTTTAAAAAAAGTAAAGCTTACAGGGAATAAAACGAAAATGAATATTATCGAAGCAACAAAAAAAGCAGTAGATGAAAATAAAGCCATCTACCGCAAATCACTTCCGCATATTAAGTTTATTCCTACAAACTCAAAAAATGCTGCATTTATCCTGTTTTCAGACGACAATGACAGTCCAGCTGGAAGAATATGGAATCCTATGGCAAAAGACATATTATCTAATGATTGGGAAGTTCTTAATTAA
- a CDS encoding phage antirepressor KilAC domain-containing protein — MNELQNFTNGIFNLDVKVEGEEVLFSAEQVAKSLGLTQKQNKSGKIYESIRWETINKYLPQLSGEIEKGSFISEPMVYKLAFKANNAVSEKFTDWLAVEVLPTIRKHGAYMTDAKAQDVISGNGLADLLLQAGNQIKQLELEKSQMKPKALFADSVSASENTILIRDLAKILKQNGIDIGEKRLFTWLRDNGYLVKKIGSDYNSPTQRSMNLGILEFTENTHVHNSGKITVTKTPKVTGKGQIYFVNKFLQDLAS, encoded by the coding sequence ATGAACGAATTACAAAATTTCACAAATGGAATTTTCAATCTTGACGTTAAAGTCGAGGGAGAAGAAGTTCTATTTAGTGCAGAACAAGTCGCAAAATCGTTAGGTTTAACTCAAAAGCAAAATAAGAGTGGAAAGATTTACGAGAGCATTCGCTGGGAAACTATTAATAAATATCTTCCCCAACTTTCTGGGGAAATTGAAAAAGGCTCATTCATCAGTGAACCTATGGTATACAAACTTGCATTCAAAGCAAACAATGCTGTATCTGAAAAATTCACAGATTGGTTGGCTGTTGAAGTCCTCCCAACAATCCGCAAGCACGGAGCGTATATGACGGATGCGAAAGCACAAGATGTTATTTCTGGTAACGGTTTGGCTGATTTACTACTTCAAGCAGGTAATCAGATTAAGCAACTTGAACTAGAAAAAAGCCAAATGAAACCAAAAGCATTATTCGCTGATAGTGTTTCAGCTTCCGAAAACACGATTCTCATTCGAGATTTAGCGAAAATCCTGAAACAAAATGGAATTGATATCGGAGAGAAACGATTATTTACTTGGCTTAGAGATAACGGATACCTCGTTAAAAAAATTGGTAGCGATTATAACTCACCAACTCAACGTTCGATGAATTTAGGTATTTTAGAGTTTACCGAAAACACTCATGTTCATAATAGTGGGAAGATCACCGTAACCAAAACGCCCAAAGTAACAGGCAAAGGTCAAATCTATTTTGTAAACAAATTTTTACAAGATTTAGCTAGTTAG
- a CDS encoding DUF739 family protein — translation MSREDWRTGSIPELPLLRMQKFNKQKGCIMTIDYSKLKGRIKEKYGSQQDFAKAIGLSEKIISDKLNNKSYWKQSDIDAATELLGIKKEDIGIYFFNKKVQKI, via the coding sequence ATGAGCAGGGAAGACTGGCGAACAGGTTCGATTCCTGAACTTCCCTTACTGCGTATGCAGAAATTTAATAAACAGAAAGGATGTATCATGACTATTGATTATTCTAAATTGAAAGGTCGCATTAAAGAAAAGTATGGTAGTCAGCAAGATTTTGCAAAGGCTATCGGTTTATCAGAAAAAATCATTTCTGATAAACTTAACAATAAATCATACTGGAAGCAATCAGATATCGATGCCGCTACAGAACTTCTTGGTATTAAAAAAGAAGACATTGGTATTTATTTTTTTAATAAAAAAGTCCAAAAAATTTGA
- a CDS encoding helix-turn-helix domain-containing protein yields the protein MKKENSQIRLKKIMNDRGLRQVDILEKSKPFQDKLGIKMSKTHLSNYVNGKSNPDQQKLILLSQTLGVSEPWLMGYDVPMIEPRESENDSETIEETITVMKKLEEPRQKVVLDTASSQLEEQEKAKRAVKPKPKVTPLFDINSPLTDEELQEAVDEAVAFDGVPLTDREKELYKHLLRETWEEDHGRG from the coding sequence ATGAAAAAAGAAAACTCTCAAATAAGATTAAAGAAAATAATGAACGATCGAGGATTAAGACAAGTTGATATACTTGAAAAATCTAAACCTTTTCAAGATAAATTGGGTATAAAAATGTCAAAAACTCATTTATCTAATTATGTAAACGGAAAATCTAACCCCGATCAACAAAAATTGATATTACTATCTCAAACTTTGGGAGTTAGTGAGCCGTGGTTAATGGGCTATGACGTTCCAATGATTGAACCGCGCGAATCAGAAAATGATTCTGAAACTATAGAAGAAACTATTACAGTTATGAAAAAATTGGAAGAGCCAAGGCAAAAAGTAGTCCTCGATACTGCTTCTTCTCAATTGGAAGAGCAAGAAAAGGCTAAAAGAGCTGTTAAACCAAAACCAAAAGTTACTCCTCTTTTTGATATAAATTCTCCGCTTACTGACGAAGAGCTTCAAGAGGCTGTTGACGAAGCTGTAGCTTTTGATGGTGTACCTCTGACAGATAGAGAAAAAGAACTTTATAAACATTTGCTCCGTGAAACATGGGAAGAAGACCATGGCAGGGGGTAA